The DNA sequence GTGAATGACTTGCGCTGTTCTCAATCACATAGAcagaatgtgtatgtgtaaccATACTAGAAACCAGCAAAAGAGAAGATGGCGACGTTCTATGTCGGATcaaaaagaacgctgagaAAAACAGGTTCAGATTTCACCTGCTTCctttgttcttttcttttgcttttccttAGCAAATTGGTCCATCGTATGAAAGAGAGCTTATCATCGAGCGTTCCAGACTggatcgaaaagaacgctgagagaaacgGGTTCATATTGAACCTGGATGATTTGCTTATAGCAAACCGACTCATCAAATCAAACATAGTAGAATGTCGAGCGTTCTAGGCCGGACCGCAAAAAGCACAGAGAGCAACCAGTCCATAAGAGAATGCTGGAACGGATCGCACCTGGCAGGTTCGGAACGCAACGCGTATGTAGCCTttactgttgctataggaaactgcgaacacaATTGCACATTGGAGCATTCATGATTTATTAATatccatggcaacaccatacacagATGAGAGGggtacagatttcagaggttttccaaattagagggacAAAAATATACTGAAAACGATGGGACTGCTAAAAATTTCCAAATAAGAAAGATAATGCTTGgtttatttatcatttatcaaaaacaacatgTGTTCAGCTTATTTAGACACAGCTAAAAATTATGTGAAGAAACCTTTCCCACGACACTTTAATTATCAAAAATTGGTATAGGTAAGGTGAAAAATAGCTGTAAGTTCGGACAAAAACAATAAGTTTTTATTTCGATGACCTGTACCTCAACAAGTTAAAGTTAATGTTAAAAAGTTAAATATTGTggttttaaatcaatttaagTCAGtgcctattttttttatttattagacAAAACGTATTTGGTGTTGACTTGCGgtaattcaatttttataAAGGTGCTAGCCCAAAGTTCACTTTGTTTGGCTAGACCGTTAACAAATGTTTATTGCACCACATTAGTCTGCGTGGCCGtcaaaatattaatataaatgCTTTCTTGTCGATAGTGATTCTTGAGAGCCTATCGTATCCTTGTGAACCCAAAATCTCTCCTTGCTTTTGGGTATATTTCTATTccacatgtttttgttttaagcaaCTTGCGCGCATCTTTTGACAGCGGTAGTCCGTTCTTTTACGTAATACCGTTAACCTGTACCATTTACAGCTTAATTTGGTTGTTATTTCTTAATGCCCAATTGCGAATAAGCTCATGGTTCTTCTTTCTGTAGCGATTCCTGTGCACTGTACACGGTTGCCTCAGCTACCAAATCATCTTCTTTGGTCTTTTCGTAGCGTAGTTTGGTCGAATTCATCGATATTCATCCAATTGCTGTCCTTACCTTATTTTGTGAGGCACAATGCTTAGCGGTTTTGCTAAGAAATCCTATTAGTTTTGATCGAAATCAGtctaaatattttcatttgtgtgtaacaataaaaaagtgctCTTGTACAAAACAGAATAGTGGAATATGTTGTAAAAAAGCTGAATATTTATGTAAAAATGCTAGCTTTCATGaatgttttataaatatttggaTAAACAATCACTTAAACGCAGTGTGCAATAATTGGCCGAAGTGCAACAATTGGAAAATTACCCTACTACTCGAAATGCAATGTTTAGCGGGAATAGTTATTGCAACCCGTGAACAGTTCTACGACAATGAGTGgcaagaaaataaattttatgaaaataaaaaagaaaaacaacaattgaaaacaaagacaaaaatTGTGACACGCCGTCAAAAATTGGTGAGAGACAAAAGTAGGTACAGTGGCAATGCCTGTTAGTATTAATTAGTTAAAAATAAGTGTAAAAGAGCATTTGCAACCTTTGTTAACCAAGTTTTAGGAAGTTGTAAAAATAATCGTCAAAGGTGGCACCCTATGCTCATTTTAAAGGTTCAACTTCAATGTAAGCGCTGAAAGATTTTCTGCGAACAAAATATCTGCTTGGTACGATAAGTATATAAAAATGTACACAAGCCGTTTTtattaaaagatttttttacaGAAATAATATTGTTTGATTGTATTCCTCAATTTGTGCTCAATTTGTTGCTCATTTCTctataaacaatattttttctcCTTTGTTTACTTTTAGATATTGTTAGCGAAAACAAATGGTCGAGATGTAAAATTGTCGATTGGTAATCACTGCAAGCAATCTTTGGCGTCATGTGCGCACTCAGCATAGCCGCCTCGAACCAAAACGATGTGAACACTGCAAGAAACAATTCAAGAACAAATATAGCTTACGTGAACATGTAAGAATTACTCACGAGTCGAAACAACCTCGAGAGGAGAACATAAAGCAACATAATGTAGACCAGACAACTCCATAGAGTTAACAAAATATATTTCCTAAGGGTATTGATACTTGTTAAATTTATCAAATATCTGATGATTAGGAATATCCggaataatatatatatatatatatatatatatatatatatatatatatatatatatatatatatatatatatatatatatatatatatatatatatatatatatatatatatatatatatatatatatatatatatatatatagattcTGTTAGTGCGGCCCTTTTATTGCCCTTTccattttaagttcgtaggctgaaattgcAGGTGGGCCTATCCCAcgatgtatgaatttagaaggctgatatctctttaatgcaccttggcataaatgtaaacaccaccttgtttcgcaattttttcgagcaggtactcgaatctaactCTAGCTTGGAgactagaataatctagactgaaaattgcaggctagtttttttgtgtggttttgtatggagtgttcacatgatttcagcttccaactgtcaaaccccatacaaaaaactgactagaatcgtgaaggtcCCCAATCTTAGTCTAGCTTGGTATAATCGTGCGAGATCTCAGATGTGCTAAAAAGGCTTAGAATATCAATCTGTTTGCTTGCAATattgctttgatttgcttgcaaaaaagccaaaaatTAGTTGATATTGATTTAAATGCTCTTATGGGTTTGTTGTAGTACAAAAAGCTGatgtcaaaataaaaataaactcttTATATGAAAATGTTTTAGGCGCATTTTATGGCCTTCCTTCTAttgcaataaattataaaCCAATCAGAAGAGTCTGTCTGGTAAAGTatatttaaactatttaaGATGACAGATTGAAACTCCACGCTCAAATACACTATCCCGTCATCACTAACGGGACAAAAAATAGAGAGTGATAGAATGATTAGATCAAATTAGATCCCCTCTACCAATCACTACATCCATTATACTTCGATTTCTGCTCGTCCATTGTGTTTCTTGTCAAAAAGGTTTAATTCAAATGCTTAAGCTTAGGCGGTGCTCTGGCAGCCATTGACTAAAACAACGACTCTGTTGAATATGTGCACTGTTATCTGTTTCACGTCTTACCTGTCATGATGCAATGCAAAACACCCATTGGATTGGAGATGAAAATCTGGAAAATTAAGTATTTTCATACATTAAATGAATATTCGGCCAAAGGCGTAAGATTCCACAAATAGTTTGCAAGTAATGCACATTAATTTGAAGTATGATCACAAATTCATTCAAAATAACAAGGTGAAAATGTTAAACGAATGTCCGTTGTAAAACACTAAcagttaaataattttaaataaatatttaaacattttgcgCACAGTGATTGTGCTGGCTCACAGGTTCTGAAGAATCACACAGGAATAGGCCTATTAGACGATGGAAAGTACTGTCACTCAAAAAGAGTAGAAAAGAGGTGTCGCTATGTTTAACTCCTTGACCGCTCTTTGACAATTTCTCGTGCGATTGTTAatactcttttgtttcattgcgataagcgGCGTAACACATGTCGTCCTCGCTCTTTCTTTCCTACCTCATTCTTTATCAAGAGAATCACTAAGCGTCAGCTACAAAGCTGAACGGTGAACAAAGCCGTCATGCAATTTCATATGACGcggcgcttaaagtgttaaaGTCTTACACATTTGGCTATCCAGGCTttagaaaacagaaaaccaGGATCGATGACAGTTGCCATATCCGACGACTGTTGCTGGTTTATATCTATGATATACGAATTGTTTACAGTTAATGAAGGTTCGTTTAGAGTTTAAAACTTATATTTGGAACCACACTTTATAAATTGGCATTTTCTTCATTACAGTGCggctgctgcctgtaaacaaatttcggcggctgttgtcaaactgaatctcaaaatggcaacctgCCAAAATCTACGAAGACACCTCCTCAATATTCCACCAATGACTGTGTAGGAACGAGGTCAAGTAATGTAGAAAGATTTGACAAGTAGCCAAAAGATCGTTACAGCAGTTTGACATCTAAAAGCCCTTTTCGATTCGAATGTTAATTATGATTTTAAAGATGAATCGTGCTGGTAAAAGCAAGAAAATTATCTATTAGTTTAAAAAATTTACAGTAAAATTATGTATGCCTTTAATAAATAACAGCTCTGGAAATTGGAATTCGTTTTGCCCATTCCCAATTTGCTCCGGAAAAGATTTCTCTTTTTCAAAGTGTTTAgagttattgttattttttgattaaaaaaaacaacaagaatgataaaaaaatattgattacTTGTGATAATGTGATTGGTCAGGAAATCATTAAACtggatgaataaaaaaaaataaaatgaaataaaataaaaaaataaaataaaataaaataaaataaaataaaataaaataaaataaaataaaataaaataaaataaaataaaataaaataaaataaaataaaataaaataaaataaaataaaataaaataacataaaataaaataaaataaaataaaataaaataaaataaaatttatgttaCAAAATTGTCATATCTTGTGTGCAACATGGCaggatttttttgtatctaAGCCTgagtttgataaaaaaaaaaaccaaacgacAATAACAGTAATTCCTATCATCTAGCTAGTTAATAATTGTGCGTAGCACAGTTTGTGTCTCGCACTGATTCTATGCTTGTGGCTGTTTTATATAAGCTCTTTTTTCACTTCATTTTTAATGTAACGAAATCATGGTGAATCCGATCGGGAATGAAAGTTGTGCATCAGTCTCCTATGGGACGAAATCCGCTAGGTTTTGCTTCACGGTTTCTTTGTGTTGCACGCTTTTTTGGAAGTGAGCGACGAACGGATTTCGGTAAACGGAGTCTATGCTATGGCCGTTTCTGACCAAATCGACAACACTCACGACGACACACATTGTCACATCGACACGCCGTTGATGGAAGTGTTGAACTTAATTTAGATCTGTGGGAGAGGGAGGAGGACAAAAGGAGTATATAGATTTCTGTGGAGAAACGTAGAACAAGAACGTAAGCGTGAGTCGTtgcgtgcgtatgtgtgtacaCTCGAGAActcattttttgctctttcctggaacccacatgttttacatttttctgaCTTCAAGCAAGTAAAGTAGCACGGAAAGTAGAAGCTTTTTCATGAGCTACTATTTGGCTACTTTGTAGCGTTTTAAATTGCCTGGGACAGTGCCAAAACACGTGCcggaagagagagaaacagtTCTAAATAAAccgcatgcgaatgtgtgcatacaTCAAATGTGAACATGTGTGCCTCATCATTTCCATAAGCTATCCGAAAGGGGGTAGAGCAAATTCATTTGTATGCATGAGGAGCAGAAGAAACCAGAACGTTACAGTATGTGTGAACACAACAGCAGCCGGTCTtttggtacagtcgtcaactcgtacgacttgacaacatgcccgtcatgggtcccgttaagccccgaatggatggagtccgccatacgtaggattgactatcttGCTATGCGGGGTAATCCatgtcactgaaagccaactcCACAAGTGatacaggccttgaccgaaaACGGTTATTGAgccataataataataagaagaagaagaataagtaCACAACCGAATGGTTCGGATGTTTGTCTGTATAGGTGAAACCACATTTCCTCTTAAACTGTAAGTGGGTGGACATATGGgtcccaaacaaaaatttccCTTTTTGCGGCCCAGGAACAATTCGAGTAGAAACGAAGAACGAAAAGAGTATGCAACGCAGCTGTACGCTTTATCTCACCAGTTTTCTGTTAGTGGTATGGTTTTTCTCGACGAAGTAAGCTTTAATGTCAGTGGTTAATTCACTTCATCACTGCAGCCTTTACACTGTGTACGTGCATAAACTACACATATGAgaattataaaacattttttaatttgatagctaattaaaaaacaaacgtaattgttttaaaaacgaaagcttcttctttttcttaatAAGGTTGGTAGGTTGAGGCCTCCTGTACCATCCTTTTAGAAGGTATACAGGCCTATAATTTTACTCGAATGACATTCTATCATCTGTGTGTTTCGAAGCAACCGGCGGTCAGAGTGAGCGTAAACAAATGGATTTAGCACTTCTTTAAAATCTTTTCTCCACTATTTTGTTACAAATGGGGTAAATATGAGTGATGAGAGTGTTGATAAATTAATGTTAAACCCAATTATAAACGTAGATATTGGCTTACATTTTGTGTGCGGTTAAATTTGCTCGTTTGTGACAGCTGTCGGCAGAAAATCTCTTGAATGTACCTTCCTGTTGTAAAATTCGGTACCGTGTTGTTCTTTCATTGACTCAAATCTGTCTAAGGGTTACTCGAAGGGAAACGTTACTAGCAAAACGAtaccaaaataaacaaaatgaacgTGCGAATTAATTTTCTCGAATGCCGAACGCAATATAATAGGCCTGATAATCATAGGTTTGACTACCAGTTTTTGGAATGGAAATCATCAATTCTTCtttgatgttttgctttcttgaTGTTTATATCGTTATGGATTGGTGtacaattaataattaaaacaaaatcactgtaattcatttttatttagcACTATGCTTGGTACACGACAAAGCACGTGTATTTCGAATTGAagagaccggtagaggatcgtgccaGTTATGTCGTTGTCTAGCCTCGCGCatcgaatgacaccttccagggcgatgttgaaaagcagacaggagagtccgtcaccttgcctcAGACTCCTGCGAggttcgaacgattccgacgtcaagttcgatactctcaccttgcacCCCGTTGatggtggcctctaacagccggatcaacttcccagggaagtggtaccgctgcatgatgctcCATAGCTCCTTCCGGTCTATGGTGGCACTTttggaggatctgccgtagagtgaaaatttggtcGGTGGTTGATTTGTCTCCTACAAACCCAGCTTAGTAGCTGCCGacaaaatttgtagcaaggggcgcaagtctgcagaacaggatctgggacaggatcttgtaggcggcattcaggactgtgatggctcggaAATTCGCACAATCCAGTCTGTTGCCCTTTTTGTAGACTGGGTGAATAACACCCAGCTTCCACTCCTCCGGTAGTTCCTCCTGTTCCCAGACTTTCACGATCAGCTGATGCATTTCGACGGTAAGCCAACTTATTGTAATTTATCATAAGAAGGCTGACGGTATACGATACcatttatcaaaacaaattCAGTTGTGGAACTAATTTCAAGATCATTTTTAAGTTTTTCAATTTCCGGATCTTGTGACTGAgcgttttttaattgaatatcAATGTCAATATTATCTACAGCATTGTATGACTCCGATTAAATTCTTTAgcactacagaatcgctgaacatgtcaacgccttcttccgaacaattctatatctcgctgaaagagtctattatatgcctgaacgaatctacaactcgctgaacatttctatataatcctcgaaaccCCTGtatttgcctgcaattttttgacagatcaagagaaaaattgtaataaaacgtgtttaaacattattttccgTTAATTTGCAAGTTCCAAGTGTTCTGGTGGTTTACTCATTTCTTATAACAAGAACCCAtattttacgatttttttaattacgataattttatctgacgaagattcgtggtgtgtgatcccataaagatcggcaaatctttttttgacacttgaagggagatgattcgcgaattgaggtatggactgtgtgagctaatctattGATAAGCTTTTTATTGCAGGGCTTCGGCATTTCGAATATTAtaatccttaatctaaatcCTTTCGACTAAagcgtaatcatatcattttggttttgatttttggggaggatggaaagtacattaattcgtctTACAGAATTTGGGGTACAAataattccaacttggctacaatTGCTTTCAATGTGTGCGAACAGACGGCGTCCGTGGGCCTGCCCACGCCCGAATGCAGAGCCGCTGGCATACGATTCTACCTTGACCATTAACATGAGAGGGACAGAGCTTATACCCCGAACGtacccgaaaggtatgcatgtttcactcatcaggatctaaaggcaaggacaaggcaaaagagacacagaaaaatttcctcacggctacacatgtcctTTTGATGCGTTGTCTATGCGTCTTGCTCGGTATCACAGCGGCATACGGCAGGTAAGCAGTACAAATGCTGCTACTTGATACGCATGTTTAACGAACAAAACTATTCGGTTCGGCTCGGTAAACTTCACGAGGACGCCGGAACAAAAGGGCGCagactttttcatgattttgtatgactttGGCTCTTTTGGACCGTGCGTGTAGGCGCACACATTAATTCCTTTTCTCGGTAGTCGGAGGCATTGACCCAGATAGCAAAGCCGTAGCCCTTTGTATGGGAGCCATCGCGCTCATCAAGGCTCGCTTAGTTACGcgcataaagcaaaatgtgcgcgaaggcgaaaaaacccgaaagcgcttcgtgtggccctctctcgtgtttctagttttattctctctcgcaTGTCATCGCTCTCttccagttcggattgaaatgagaattcactctcttgatttggttgcggcagtctagctgcttcacactctttattctcttctttttgcagTTCCCACAAGaggattcacacatgtgttctcacatacttacatacacacacacggtggttggAAGCCTGGCGCGGCTGTTTCCAATTCTGTCTCATCTTCTTCCCTCTTCACACCGCGTTGGAGCCCGTGGTGGTGCGCGTGTTAAGCCTGCTTGGTTCAGGAAAGATGTCATCAGATTTGGCGCGCCTCAACCGCGGTGTTGTATGAaggctgttgatgaaaatacacaattaatagacacactttgttaaaaaaaatacacttgatttaaagatgtgacaaacttacctttgtgctcgaggatcaattgaaccttgaacgcctgtgcacacagtgtcgcaatttgaagaggtttggagaacagctagcggtagcagcacacatctGAAACTTGTAAAGCgcaatgttttaattagaataaATGTCACATAGCACTAGACACTTAGAAAAGGACACTTACCGAAACAATTAGATGATAACAATTCGTCCTCcgataaagcaaaaagaacacCGTGGATGGTGCAGTACGGGTAAGTGTTTTACgcaggaaaaatagttcacacagcacacaaacacacactctcacgtcCACGGTTCAGAGCACACTGAAGTCGCTCTTTGGCttggatggaaaagagcaaacacccagatgagtgcgatggaagaaaatggCGTGTGTTCAACAGGGATGGgtagaatcaaacacacgaaGTTTGCCGGAGAATTCTCTTCGTGTGGCAAGAGAGAATTGACTAACACCCTGATGAGTGAGAACGCAACAAACGTTGTGGAATGTAGAAACGGGATAGGAATAGTAAGCGAAGGCAGTTTGTGGACATGAGGGGGTTGAAACtgggagaaaaaagcttcGGTTGCTACTTGGGGAGATTGTCAAATCCAGTGGGACCGACCGGATCCATTGCTCACTGCAGACTAtgtgtgtatcaagttattttcattactttttcgtttgtagactattgacgcaaatctattttcccatacagaatgtgcaatcgagtgtgcacaaaattatgctaatattcagaatttaatcaaaacataatacgactgagTTTGCATTCGAATCAATGTTTCTTAAGGGTCTCAATTGTGCTGTACCATTGTGTAGAATGAGTTTATGAGATATTGTGGGTACATTTATGTTAGTTTCGTAAAATATACCAACAAAAGGATTGTTATTCTCTGGAATTCAATACACTtcgaaaaattgtaataagaGATTTTTGGCTTGCAGTGCTTTTAGCAATTctaaaaatattctcgcgggccgcatgcggtcCGCGGTCAcaagtttgacatacctgcaCTACACCATCGATGTTCGCTTAGGCCTCTACAAAGGCCTGGACTTCCTGGACTTGCTTCAAGTTCTGGAGCCGGATCGAGGTCGTAATTGATGCCGAGGGcgaatatttcaaataattttaataaatagcATAGCAAACTGCAGTGCCTACTAAATCATATCctaaattacaatttttccCAATACTAAAATTCTTTTCCGCAGCcgattttgaaatttatctTAAACACCCTTTATATATGTAAATGTATATTCTTCTTACTTTTGCAGTGAGTTtacaaaaaattgaaatcgTCTCCGATGAAAAGCTGCATAAGTGCCCGGAATGTCGACGTACATTCTGCTCCATGAATGCTATGAAGCGACACCGGCAGGCCAAACATTTCGCATTGCAGGATTCCTACGTATGTGCCATGTGTGAGGCTCGGTTCAAAACGAAATGGTCACTATCGACACACAAGTCAAAATATCATCGTGGTCAAACTACTACAGGGATAATCGAAGCAGAGAGGCATGTTGCGATCAAAACTACACCAAACCcgctaaaaaaaaatgctagtGGGACAATAGTCACCCGTATTAAGACCCGTCGTTTCTCATCGGAAGACTCGTAGATACATTATCAACAGGTTATTTCTTGGTATTTTACTTCTACacgaaaagtaataaaaaaggatAAGTAGGTTGTAAGTTAATATTAAGATATATTCAATCGACCATACCTGTTGTATATTTTGAACGAAACATAAAATCGATGCTATAAAATTTAAGAGACAAAATTTGCAACCGTATTTGACGTTGGAGTAACGATACGTCCATGGCCATGTGTCCAATAAACTGTGTCATAACTTCATTCAAACCAATTTCTGTCGTACTGTCAAACAAGAAACATTTAAATGATTCGCGCACTATCCAAGGAACAAACTCAACATGCTTTCTTGCTTAGCCAGCTTCGACGATCTGttggaaaaaaacagaatttCATGTTGATTTTGTTCCTTGGGTAGCATTAGGTATTTGCCCCTTGGATATAGAGAAAGAAATGgcaaatgaaaatatattGATCATCCAACTTATGTTTTCCACATCCAATTGTTATATTAATTTCGCCGTATTAGTTTTCGTGTGTTTAGAAACAATGTACGAACAAGTAATAGATCCCTTTATTATTCTAGCCAGTTTTGTTTACCCTTGGCTTGATTGTTTTTGGATAAAATCAAGACAACACTATACAAAACCACTCGTTGAATCATTGCATTTAGAAGGACGTTCTATAATATATTGAAAATAGTGGAACACATTTCAATCAGATGAATGGGAAACGATAGTCTATTCTATAGAAATTGTAGTCTGTCATAACCATCAGGGAAAaccataaattaataaaatataatcgTTGCCACATAATTTTAGCCCTAAGGCCCCAAATTTCGACGGTGTGCCATTTTTGACTGTAACGCTCCTAGTTTTGTCTGTAAGTCATCAATTTCAACTCTTGTAGGAATCATGAGAATCTTACAAGCTATTTGAGCAGATTTTtgacaattttaattttacatcaCAAAAACCGtgtaatttgattgtttttgagGAAAAATAATGATATTTTGGATATTCTAAA is a window from the Anopheles merus strain MAF chromosome X, AmerM5.1, whole genome shotgun sequence genome containing:
- the LOC121588325 gene encoding zinc finger protein 169-like, which encodes MITIRPPIKQKEHRGWCSTVSLQKIEIVSDEKLHKCPECRRTFCSMNAMKRHRQAKHFALQDSYVCAMCEARFKTKWSLSTHKSKYHRGQTTTGIIEAERHVAIKTTPNPLKKNASGTIVTRIKTRRFSSEDS